The following proteins come from a genomic window of Lycium ferocissimum isolate CSIRO_LF1 chromosome 4, AGI_CSIRO_Lferr_CH_V1, whole genome shotgun sequence:
- the LOC132051579 gene encoding probable protein phosphatase 2C 24: protein MYISGETKTVNPTEPVTESARRRRMEIHQFRFVASDMAVENGRKRQKLEKTFSVKSHDMNEKRSSKLERIVSLPLSLPCMRSTEIDVGDEKKVAENKETETNALNLSGSASLTSNIERQGVSDCPKFGMTSVCGRRRDMEDAVSIYPSFLQEKNEKSSNLHFFGLYDGHGCSHAAMKCKDRMHEIVKNEVESGGELATWKDMMTSSFTEMDKEVVEYSKGAGGAQRADCRCELQTPQCDAVGSTAVVALVTPNKIIVSNCGDSRAVLCRNGVAIPLSTDHKPDRPDELNRIEEAGGRVIYWDGPRVLGVLAMSRAIGDSYLKPYVTSEPEVTITERRGEDECLILASDGLWDVVSNETACGVARMCLRSGRPLSPVGSPEDDATATAAARESSSDQACTEASILLTRLALARHSTDNVSVVVVDLKKGL from the exons ATGTATATTTCTGGTGAGACGAAAACTGTAAATCCAACCGAACCGGTCACGGAAAGTGCAAGAAGGCGACGAATGGAAATTCACCAGTTTCGATTTGTTGCCAGCGATATGGCAGTGGAGAATGGAAGAAAGAGACAGAAATTGGAGAAAACTTTCTCCGTAAAAAGCCATGATATGAATGAGAAGAGGTCATCCAAGCTGGAAAGGATTGTTTCCCTGCCACTATCGCTACCGTGCATGAGAAGTACTGAAATTGACGTGGGTGATGAAAAGAAGGTAGCAGAGAACAAAGAAACCGAAACGAACGCTTTGAATTTATCGGGTTCTGCTTCATTAACGTCGAATATTGAACGTCAGGGGGTTTCGGATTGTCCGAAGTTCGGGATGACATCCGTATGTGGAAGGAGAAGAGACATGGAAGATGCGGTGTCCATCTACCCTTCGTTTCTTcaggagaaaaatgaaaagtcaAGCAACTTACATTTCTTCGGTCTCTACGACGGCCACGGCTGCTCTCAT GCGGCGATGAAATGTAAAGACAGAATGCACGAGATAGTGAAGAACGAAGTTGAAAGCGGAGGGGAATTAGCTACGTGGAAAGATATGATGACGAGTAGTTTCACAGAAATGGATAAAGAAGTGGTCGAATATTCAAAAGGAGCTGGAGGTGCACAGAGAGCTGATTGTAGATGCGAACTTCAAACGCCTCAGTGTGATGCCGTTGGATCCACTGCTGTTGTGGCCTTGGTAACACCAAACAAAATCATCGTGTCCAATTGTGGTGATTCTCGCGCTGTGCTCTGTAGAAACGGCGTCGCGATTCCTCTGTCTACTGATCACAAG CCTGATCGACCCGATGAACTCAATCGGATTGAAGAAGCTGGTGGTCGTGTTATCTATTGGGATGGTCCAAGAGTTCTCGGAGTTTTGGCTATGTCTCGAGCAATTG GTGACAGTTATTTAAAACCATATGTTACATCCGAACCGGAGGTAACCATAAcagaaagaagaggagaagaCGAGTGCTTGATATTAGCGAGTGATGGGCTATGGGACGTTGTGTCAAATGAGACGGCATGTGGTGTGGCTCGGATGTGCTTGCGATCTGGGAGGCCATTGTCTCCTGTAGGGTCCCCGGAAGATGACGCAACTGCGACAGCTGCTGCTAGGGAGAGCTCATCCGACCAGGCTTGCACTGAGGCGTCAATACTCTTGACAAGGTTGGCTTTGGCTAGGCATAGTACTGATAATGTTAGCGTTGTAGTTGTTGATTTGAAGAAAGGTCTATAG
- the LOC132051580 gene encoding uncharacterized protein LOC132051580, with the protein MTGDKRSKGIATAPKKHKKSSRALWKEPGPAVTRDRSPSPYLPPRGAPLPHPPRGASLPYPPRGAPLPYDSMMIGMGYTQPSPFNYVDPHVSPHQGFTEAPPFTPGYDTPQGFSQLPTGSQRAASSGTPTATPSPTVSHHSSASTARFGVDGLHLGGSSSEPDNRTTDENLPAGGVVAPLLEHYDASGRLIIEPVGYSFLPDKASRILSRTIQGCFTDSPTWGKVEPDQKRQIYLTFKRKCFWLPEHEAHVAQNFEKKAGQLLKGALARVREEQAKPDWIRPEAYNKLLQYWASDEFKKQSEKGKLARNSTKGGGSLHTLVGLRAKRL; encoded by the exons aTGACAGGTGATAAAAGGAGCAAGGGTATTGCTACTGCcccaaagaaacataaaaagaGTAGTAGGGCTTTGTGGAAAGAGCCAGGTCCCGCGGTGACTAGAGATAGAAGCCCGTCGCCATATCTACCACCACGGGGCGCTCCATTACCTCATCCACCACGCGGGGCTTCATTACCTTATCCACCACGGGGCGCTCCATTACcttatgattctatgatgatcgGCATGGGCTATACTCAACCATCTCCGTTTAATTATGTGGATCCCCATGTTTCTCCACATCAGGGATTCACTGAGGCACCTCCCTTTACACCTGGTTATGATACCCCACAGGGCTTCAGTCAATTGCCTACCGGATCTCAGCGGGCGGCGTCTAGCGGTACTCCGACGGCTACTCCAAGCCCGACTGTATCACATCATTCTTCAGCATCTACTGCACGGTTTGGGGTAGACGGTCTTCACCTTGGAGGTAGTAGCTCTGAGCCCGACAATCGTACCACAGATGAAAACTTACCTGCAGGTGGTGTGGTTGCTCCACTGCTGGAGCATTATGATGCCAGTGGGCGCCTGATCATCGAGCCTGTGGGATATAG ttttttaCCGGACAAAGCTTCAAGAATTCTTTCGCGGACGATACAGGGTTGTTTCACGGACTCGCCGACTTGGGGCAAGGTGGAACCAGACCAGAAGAGACAGATCTATCTAACCTTTAAG AGAAAGTGTTTCTGGCTCCCGGAACATGAAGCTCATGTCGCCCAAAACTTCGAGAAGAAAGCAGGGCAGCTGCTAAAGGGTGCATTAGCAAGGGTCCGtgaagaacaagcaaagccTGATTGGATCCGTCCTGAGGCCTATAACAAGCTATTGCAGTACTGGGCGTCCGATGAATTTAAGAAACAAAGTGAAAAAGGGAAGCTGGCCAGAAATTCTACAAAGGGTGGCGGCTCACTACACACTTTAGTGGGGCTAAGAGCCAAGCGGCTGTGA